ATGGTTGACAGAAATaagtttgcaaaaaatatgAGCGGCATTGCGGTTAAAATCATTCCGTAACTTCAAACCccgtataatatattttttgcttgataatattaaaccatattatcaagcaaaaaatgaaTCAGGTAAaggtttcagaaaatttcaacGTATGagatttcaacttattttataatttaaaactgtgttTAATATTCTGTTCCTTTGATAATAGGGCTCAATTTGACTACGAATAAAGGCTTCAGAAAACTTTGTTTCAACATTATTGTGGTTcattttattccataatttCTAACAGTCCATAATATTATCTTTACTTAATAATATGGTTCATTATTGCAACGGATTAAGGTGGCAAAACACATGAACAGTATGGTTGTTCAACTAATTCTATAATTTCTGACAGagtataaaattatctttacttgATAATATAATTCAATGTGGCACTTGATTAAGGTTGCAGACAATTTGAACAGTATTGTGGTTCAACtcattctataaattttaacgGTGTATAACACAATCTTTGATTCAGAATATGGTACCGGGTTAaggttgtaaaaaatttcaacgatATCATTGTTGTATTGTTGCTGGCAAAAATATGAGCTATATTGTTGTCTAACTTTTCtataatttctaacagtgcatgaGATTTCTTTTGCATGTCACCGTTATTAAGGTAGAGAAAATGTGAACGAAATTGCGATCCAATccatagaataatttttaatgatatataatatacacTTTGTAGTGGCAAAAGTGATTTtctgaacttaatttttaattcaaaagtctTAAAACATATTGTCTAGActtgttatgaaatttaaataagttttttttaactcatcaGTAACATTCTTTATTATGTTATCTTCGAAATGCATTCTATGATATTTCTTGACATCAAAGTAAGTCTCAGGAATTTGGCTATTGTGCTGTCTTTATTAAGAAGTGACAAGCCTTTACATGAAAAGTAACAGATGGCgtataagtgaaaaattaaacaaacataaatgGAGActttcgatatatatatatatgtatcaaaTAGATGCAAAAATTACCCTAGCTATTCTTTCCATTAGATTacagtaattatatatatttttaaaagcaaacgttagctttttttctagttagcaatacttttctaaatatattaaatttgttcatttgTAAGTAAGTAATTGATAggtttgtattttcttttagaattatgtATCCTTTGAAAATTTACCTGGTTTTTGCATTAAAGTCAGTGTAGTGAATAATAACTTAATCCAATCATATTTCAATTAGTTATAGATTCTTAAAAGGAacattttcttcttgttttctataaataatacttttctaactttaatatttcgttttgttaaagaaataattcatacaTTTATACTATAATTCATAGATTTATATTAACCTTTAGAATTATGTATTCTttaaatacgaatcacaatgACGAGTTCGGTTCGAGTCGTGTTAAGAGGGAATTAACTAAGGCGGATGTATGCaagtatttatcatttttatcacccTTTTCTGAAACAGTTGGGGGTGTAGCAGGGTCCTTGGGCTCACTGGCCGAAGAAACGACTAAAATAGCGGGCGCTTTGGCTATGATTCCGGGACTGACCTCCGTCATGGGCAGTGTCGCTCTTGCTTCGACAATAGTTAAAGGAGCTGGGAGTATAATTGAAGTTGCAATGGATTGTTCAGATGTATCGACAGACGAAATAAAAGATATTCTAAAAGCTAGATTTAACGAAGTGAATCGCAAGTTAGACCAAAATACCCTGATTCTGCTGCATGTCAGTAACATAGTCAGCAAAACTTTGATCGCAGTCGAAGAGACTAGGAAAGAAATGAgagaacattttcaaaaagttctgGACTTCATTAAAAATCAGGAAGTTAAAGAACTTGTTTCGCAAATTACTTTAATTGTGGATTttgtagatttaaaaaagaaagcgtGGCAAAAAGCAGATAAAAATGAATACGCAAATATTATTGAACACGAACTTAGTCATAACGAACTGTATAACTTGGTTAAAGAGGATGGAGACTtgtttaaagctttatttttcattattcagcATGGTTATGCCATTCCGCAAGATATTAAGGACGATAATGCATTTAGTGcgattttttctttgttctacGGCATGCAAACCTATTTTTCAATCGTATTCTCGTTATTAGAACATCACACTTATCTTGCACATTACTATTACAAAAAAGGCGAGTtagaagcatttaatttttattttgcccgCCTAAGattctatttctttaaattcaaacatattttaactgaaaataataacagCCTGGTTGATAAAGTTATTTCAGttctaaaaaaagtagaaaagatTCCCTTTGTTCGGTACCTGAAGAACCAATTATATGATGACGTATCAAATCGGACCCAGAGTTTGATTTcactcaaagaaaaaataagcaaaatgaaGCTTGAGATAATTAACGAAGATCCCGTTAACAAtattatagtttcatttttagacGTTAAAGCAGACAACCGTATCAGTACTCCACTAGGTGATTGGGTTAACGGAGCCAAAGTAAGTTACGCAGTACAATATGAGAACAACGGAACTTTTTCCCTCATCAGTGATTGGACGAATCCCCAGCCGATTCAGCATTTAGCAAACCCGGTTCTTGAAATAGATACAAGCAATTATAATCggtatatttatagaaaaataacaaagtgTTCTCAGGATGAAAAAACAGAATTAGTGCAAGTATTAGAAGGTTCGCAGCCTAAATTTAGGGATTTAAATAGGGATTTTTATAACTTAGCTGGTGATATTATCAACAGCTGTCAAACACTTTCTAAAATAATGGACGATTTATTAGGACAAGGTTCAAGCATATCTGCTCAATTTGAGCTTCAAAAAACACCTATTCACGCAGCTGCAGCCGCAGGAAATGAATGCGTGTTAAATCGAATTTTAGCAAAAGATCCAAATCAAATTGAAGTTAAAGATATTGATGGGAATACACCGTTGCATCTAGCTGCAGAgaataataagtcaaatttgGTAAAGCTTTTACTTTCCAAAGGCGCTGATGTAAATGCCAAAAACAAACTTCATCTGACTCCTTTACATATAGCCTGTCGTCGACAATTTCAGAGAACAGTTAGCAGCTTGTTAGAAAGTCGCGATATTGATGTGAATGTGGCTGACGAATCCGGACTGACTCCGTTGCATGTATCCGTCTCAAACGGCATTTATAACTCTGATGTTACTAAAAAGCTGTTGAGAATGCCTGATATTAACATAAATGCGCAGAATGACATAGGCTTGACGGCGTTACATTTCGCAACCCTccaaaatttaacagaaaacgtcgaattattaataaaacaaactaacaTCAATATTAATGAAggtgataaaaataaagtcaCGCCCCTTCACTATGCTGCAATGAAAGGATACCTAAGCATTGTCGagcttttaataaacaaaaaacagaaaattgatataaattgtgTGTGCGAAGACAAAAAGTATACCCCTTTAATGTATGCtgtatattttacgaaaaaagaaATCGTCGAAAAATTATTGGCAGAATCTAAAATTCAGGTAGACATTGCAAGTCCTGATATGTACACAGCTTTGCACTTGGCTATAGCAAACGGCCGGAAGGACATAGTGGAAATGTTACTGAATAAGAAAGCTAAAATAAGCGATAAAACTGTTGAAGGTTATACTCCCTTGCATCTTTCAGTTGTACGAAAAGAAACAGACATTAcgaatctattatttttaaacaatggtAACACTCTTCTAGAAGAGAAATCCGTTAACGGTTCGACACCTTTGCATCTATCAGCTCGTCATGGCAATCTCAATAATTTTATGGCGTTGTGCCTAAATGGGGCAAACAAAGATGCGGAAGATGATGAAGGGAATTTATCTTTTCACGAAGCAATCAGCGGTGGGAATTTAGACATAGTTAAATACTTAATGGAATATAATGCcgattttattcaaagaaagaacAAGGCATTAAAGAcacctatttatttttctttgaaaaatattcatattcacGGCAGGGAAATGTATGACTTTTTGATATCTAAAGGCGCGGAGAGGagttttcaagatattcaacaaaaatcGCGATTGTATGTTTTCATTAAAGAGGGGAACATTGACGCTATTAGATTTCTAGTTTATGAGGGAACAGTTGAAAAAAGTAAGGATatcgacaaattttttttgatcgaTGCCGTTGAGAACGGACAGttagaaatagttaaatttgttgtttcaaagaagttaataaatttagatgaAATGGATTCCGATAATAAGCATACGCTTAGAGAATATAATATACGCTCTGCGGTTGTCAACCAACATCTTCCTCTCGTAATATATCTGGATCAGAAGGATCTTGATGTCTCGTGGTTTAACCCCTTGTATTGGGCATCATCAAAACATAATCtagatattatgaaatatttcgttaaagTGAAGAAAGCAGACGTCAATCAGAAGTTTCCTGATGATGAATACACTGCGTTATGTATTTCCCTTAAAATTAGTCGCAACGATGAATACAAATTCGAAATCGTTAAATTTTTGGTAGAAAACGGTGGCAACGTAAACGTTGAGTGTGGAGTCAGTTCTCAAAAGGTCACGCCAATCCAGATGGCTATGGAACGCAGAGACAGACTTCTCGTGGAATACTTATTCCAAAATGGAGTTAATCCTGACGCTAACGACGCTATTGGTAATTCCCCACTTGCATATGCTGTAATGAATAACGATCTTGACTTTGTTAAACATCTCGTTGAAgataaaaaggtaaataaagaaataagaaatcatCAACACTATACTGCCGTCCATATTGCAGCTGAAAAAGATTTTCTTGAAGTATTTGAATACCTAGTTACCCAGGGGGCTGAAATGCTGGCTAAAGTCGATGGTGATTCTGACACATGTGACGTtgcagataaaaagaaaaagaacgttCTAATGTGGTTGAGGcgagaaaaaggaaaatgtatGCCCAAGTTTAAACGCAATGCTCCAGATCAGTTGATCATTCTTAATGAATCAATAAATGATCTAACACCCAATAAGATAACATCTAGTGgaaacactaaaattaaaaacaatgattttgaaaacaatgtaGATTTACCCAGTACACTTCTTTTGTTAGATCTAGTTGTACGAaagataactaataaaaaatttataaacagtaTATCTGAAAAAGTACCACCACTTGAAGCAAAAGCTGTTGCTTTAACATTAACagattactttgaaaaatttttaaaaacggatctcaaaattcaagaaaatttagaTCTTTTTGATGTGTATTCT
The Parasteatoda tepidariorum isolate YZ-2023 chromosome 9, CAS_Ptep_4.0, whole genome shotgun sequence genome window above contains:
- the LOC107438355 gene encoding alpha-latroinsectotoxin-Lt1a-like, with the translated sequence MYSLNTNHNDEFGSSRVKRELTKADVCKYLSFLSPFSETVGGVAGSLGSLAEETTKIAGALAMIPGLTSVMGSVALASTIVKGAGSIIEVAMDCSDVSTDEIKDILKARFNEVNRKLDQNTLILLHVSNIVSKTLIAVEETRKEMREHFQKVLDFIKNQEVKELVSQITLIVDFVDLKKKAWQKADKNEYANIIEHELSHNELYNLVKEDGDLFKALFFIIQHGYAIPQDIKDDNAFSAIFSLFYGMQTYFSIVFSLLEHHTYLAHYYYKKGELEAFNFYFARLRFYFFKFKHILTENNNSLVDKVISVLKKVEKIPFVRYLKNQLYDDVSNRTQSLISLKEKISKMKLEIINEDPVNNIIVSFLDVKADNRISTPLGDWVNGAKVSYAVQYENNGTFSLISDWTNPQPIQHLANPVLEIDTSNYNRYIYRKITKCSQDEKTELVQVLEGSQPKFRDLNRDFYNLAGDIINSCQTLSKIMDDLLGQGSSISAQFELQKTPIHAAAAAGNECVLNRILAKDPNQIEVKDIDGNTPLHLAAENNKSNLVKLLLSKGADVNAKNKLHLTPLHIACRRQFQRTVSSLLESRDIDVNVADESGLTPLHVSVSNGIYNSDVTKKLLRMPDININAQNDIGLTALHFATLQNLTENVELLIKQTNININEGDKNKVTPLHYAAMKGYLSIVELLINKKQKIDINCVCEDKKYTPLMYAVYFTKKEIVEKLLAESKIQVDIASPDMYTALHLAIANGRKDIVEMLLNKKAKISDKTVEGYTPLHLSVVRKETDITNLLFLNNGNTLLEEKSVNGSTPLHLSARHGNLNNFMALCLNGANKDAEDDEGNLSFHEAISGGNLDIVKYLMEYNADFIQRKNKALKTPIYFSLKNIHIHGREMYDFLISKGAERSFQDIQQKSRLYVFIKEGNIDAIRFLVYEGTVEKSKDIDKFFLIDAVENGQLEIVKFVVSKKLINLDEMDSDNKHTLREYNIRSAVVNQHLPLVIYLDQKDLDVSWFNPLYWASSKHNLDIMKYFVKVKKADVNQKFPDDEYTALCISLKISRNDEYKFEIVKFLVENGGNVNVECGVSSQKVTPIQMAMERRDRLLVEYLFQNGVNPDANDAIGNSPLAYAVMNNDLDFVKHLVEDKKVNKEIRNHQHYTAVHIAAEKDFLEVFEYLVTQGAEMLAKVDGDSDTCDVADKKKKNVLMWLRREKGKCMPKFKRNAPDQLIILNESINDLTPNKITSSGNTKIKNNDFENNVDLPSTLLLLDLVVRKITNKKFINSISEKVPPLEAKAVALTLTDYFEKFLKTDLKIQENLDLFDVYSKVYKAISSGSEEKLLNTLCSYVNTHSEVGFQGIEKFCQNFSLFRGKLSNPDF